The segment AGGGATAACCTGGCGCTCAGCTTCTTCGCTTCACGCATGAATGTAAAAGCCGAAATTGCGGAAACCACCCATCGCTCAAACTTTCAGTGGGCAGAAAAAATTGTCAGACGGCTGATCAGCGAAATTAAACACCCCGCTACCGTGGCAGTACTTGGGCTGGCATATAAACCGTATTCGGACGTTGTCGAAGAATCTCAATCGCTGTATATAGCACAGGCTTTATCGGAAGCGGGGGTCAGAGTCATCGGATATGACCCGCTCGCGGGGAATGCCGCCCGGAACGAGATTGGCGACAGAACGGTGATACTCGATTCCCTTAGAGAATGCCTCGATCAGGCTGATGTCGTGCTCATCACCACACCGGACCCGGAGTTCAAGGCTCTCAGGGCAGAGGATTTCGGAGATAAAAAGGTCGTTGTTTTCGATTTCTGGCGCATCCTCGAAAAAGAGCTCGCGGGAAAGGCCACCATACGGTATATCCCGGTGGGCAGAAGCGTCGACGATAAGACAAACAGGGACAGACTTTTTTCATTATGGAATAATTGAAACGGGAATTCCCTGATCCGAGCCGTTCATAATAATCTGATAGAATGCGGATTTTCGCAGATTTGTTATAAATATTTTTAAATAATCCGGATCAGCATAAATTTTAATCCCGGTAATCTTTCAATTCCGGAGGTTCTGCATGAAGAATCAGGTCAGGGTCTTTCTTTTTATTGCCGTTGTGTTTGGCTGCTTTTCCACGGTAATTATTTCCGATAAAATTGACCCTGAAACGCAGTTTGTTATTCCCGAAACCGGAGATGCCCTCTATAACAGAGCTCCCGATCCCCTTCCCTGGATTCTTCCTGAAATGCTCGATCCGGCTTACTGGACAGCGCGGATGAAAAACCCGGATGAGGTTATACTGACCCCGGATAAAATTGAGATCATGAATGCGGTCTACAAACGGTTCATAACCTCTCCCGATCCCTTCAGGGATGTTCCGCCGGAACGCAGGCCAGTTCTGATTCAATGGTGGCCCGGATTTTCTATTTCCGTTCCGAATATTGGCTCTTTATCTCCTCAGGCTGTTGCCGATACGGTCAGAAACAGGCTCCAGGCCGAAACAGCATATCTCCGTCAGCAGGAGTATGGAAACGCGCTGGCCATACGGTACAGCGCAGAGGAAATCGATGCATTCGAACGCGAAATATCGCTCGATACGGCGAAAGATACGGTCACCGTACATCATGGTATCGCTGTCCGCACCGCACGGCTCAGGAATATACCCTCTTTTTTCCCCCAGCAGACCGGTCTGACGCAATCGAGGAAAGAACGCTGGGACCTCTGGAATATCGGAGTAATCAAAATAGGCATGCCGGTGCAGATACTCCATGTATCGAAATCGGGCGAGTATCTGTTCGTGCTGTGCGAGGCGGGATATGGCTGGACGAGGAGCGATGATATCGCATTCTGCACCGTGAAAGAGATCGATGAATTTGTCAATGCCCCTGATTTTATTGTGGCAACAAACGACCGTGTGCAGTTTTATACCGATGAGAGCTGTACTTATGCTTCAGGGTGGTTCGGCCTTGGAACACGGCTCCCCCTTGTTTCCGGAGCAAATCCCCGTCTAGTGAAGGTTCCTGTCCGTAAAATGAACGGGAAGTTCGCCACCGAGACGGCGTGGATTGCCGATACGGGTGATGTCCATGTCGGCCTTGTTCCCTATACGCGGCGCAACATTGTCACGATAGCATTCAGGCTCCTCGGCACTCCCTATGACTGGAGCGGCGCCTGGTTCGGCCGTCAGCACGAGACAATCTACCGCGATATTTTTGCCTGTTTCGGATTCGTTCTGCCCTGTCACAACGCCCTGTTCACCTTTTATAACAACAACAATGCCACGGTTCTTCTCCCCGACATGGGCGCGGAGAAATATTATGAAAAGATGAATGAAAACGAGCCATTTGTCACCCTCCAGAGCTGCGGCGACCACTGCCAGCTCTATCTTGGAGAATACAGGGGAAAACCAATTGTTTTCGACCAGCATGGCTACGGTTATCCCGACGAAAAGGGTGTATGGTGGGAAGTCAGACGGTGTACTGTCGGGGATATGCGCCTGCCGCGGAATTTTCTCAGGGAGAAAGTGACATTTCTGGAGCTCATGTGACAGGGGATGTATGAATCAAGGATTAAGCGGATTGATAGGGAATGAAAATTTATACATCGGGGAATGATTTCAAACTTTATAATTTATAAAATCAAGGAGTCCGCTGTATGAAATCACGTAAATCTCTCTCCCGCCGCTCGTCGCTTTTCCGGCTCGGCGGCATCGGTGCGCTGACAGCGCTCGGGACGGCTGTTTTTCCAAAGCGTTCACATGCAGCCCTTAAAAAAGCCACGGCGTTCGCCCTCGTCGGAGACCGTTATCACAACTCCGACTACATCCGCACTTCGCTCGGCAGGACACTCGTCCGTGAGGCGGGTCTCTCAATCGATTTCACTGACGAGGTCACCCTGCTCAATGCGGAGACGCTCGATGGCTACAAGATGCTCATCGTCTTTCGGGACGGCATGCTCTGGCCGGACGGCTACATGGGCTCGTATCCGGGGTACGAATCCGGGTCCGGCGCGGATATCAAGAGCGTTCCGCCACTGCCGGAAATGAAAAGCGAGCCGGTCATGTGGATGCAGCCCGACCAGGGCCGTGCGGTGAAGGAATTCGTGGAGAACGGCGGCTCGGCCTTTTTCTTCCACAACAACAGCCACGTGTCGCTCTCGAACAAAGACTACCGCGATGTCGAGGGTGCCATCTACACCGGGCATCCGGCGGTCCGCCCCTTTCATGTGCGGATCACGAACCGCAGCCATCCCATAACGAGGGGAGTGAACGATTTCCTTGTCACCGACGAGCAGCACTATGTGACGTACGATAAGGACCCGAAGTACGTGCTCATGCGGAGTGTTAACGCTGACGGCCTTGTCTATGGCGACCAGGGTATATCGTGTGAGGCAGGCTGGGCGTATGAGTATGGCAAGGGACGTGTGTGCTTCATGGCGCCGGGACACATGATCTCGGTGATGTGGAACCCGGAGTATATGAAACTCCAGAAAAACGCGGTCAGGTGGCTCCTGCGGGAGACTTGAGTTGGTTACGCCCGGCATGGAACTGTTAAAGCGGAGGAAGCAATGGTAAGATGGTCGATGTTTTTTATGCTTTTGATGGTTGCGCTGTGTCCGGGGTGCTCGAAAAAGACCGGTACCGGGCCATTCACACTGTATAAGGAGCAGGATGTCGCTCGTGCCCGCGAGAATGTAAAGCGCTACCCCTGGGCGCAGGAAATCGTGGAAGGCTGGAAGCGCAATGTCGATTATGCCATGAAGCAGGAACCTGAGTTCTTCGAACACATGATCTCCGAGCTGACCATGTGGCCCACCTACGGCCAGAACTGTCCCGCCTGCGTGGGCAGGCTTTCCTCGATGGGCGAGACGGGCCTCTACCGGTGGAGTGTCGAAGACCCCGACAAGCTGACCTGCAAGTACTGTGGCACGGTGTATCCCAATCCCGAATACCCGGAAACGGGCAGCATGACAGCTCCGAAAACAGGGCAGACGTTCACTTTCTTCCTGACCGATGAAGAGCGGGCGCACCCCGGTGATACATCGGGGAAATACGCGTTCAGATGGGCTTCATGGCCGGTGCATACGAGTTTCAGCGGCGTCATCCGCTACTGCAAGGCGAGCTGGTGCATCGGCAGGGTACTTACACTTGCCAGACTCTATGCGGTCACCGGCGATGTGAAATATGCCGAGCGCGCCGCCCTGATCATGGATATTATGGCACGGCGGTATCCGAACTGGCTGTATCATTCCTACAACGGAACCTATGCGGACTGCCCGCCCGCCGAAGCAGCGAAATCGCTCGGCGAATATCCCCGCGGCGGCAGATTTCCCATCGAAACCATCATAACCGCTTTCCCGGGCCTCCACACCCAGGGCGATCATGCAGTGCTGAACAACGGATTCTGGGGAGCCGGGCGATTCGGCTGCAGCGGAACCGACGGCGATTTTATCCTCGATATGACGGTCGCTTATGATCTCATACGAAATGCACGAACAGCCGATGGGAAACCGGTCATCAGCGTTGAGATGAAAAAACACATCGTAAACGACCTCATCATTGCGGGCTGCGTCGATTCGGAGAACTGGGATGAGATCAACAACAAATGCGGACCCTCCCGTGCGTTGAGCGCCGCAGTGGGCATCCTGTTCAACCGTCCCGAAAGCGCCCGCCGTGCCCTCGAGGGTCTTGAAGCGCTCATGGAGCACAGCTTCCATTTCGATGGCTTCTGCAGGGAATCGCCTTCCTATTCGGCAATGCATCTCGGTCTCATGCGCGATATTCCCGAAATTCTCGCGGGTTACTCCGACCCCTCCGGATATGTCCCGGAAAAGGGCGAACCGCTCCGCGATTTCAACCCGTTCACAAGCCTCGACCGCTACCGTCTCGCACAGGAGAGCATGGTGCGCATGCTCGATCCCAATCGCCGGTATCCGGTTGTCGGCGACACTCATTACGGAGAGGGGATCAATCCAATGTACGCCGAGCTTCTTGCCGACCGTTACGATCCCTCGTACGCCGGTCTGCTCGAAGAGGCCCAGGGCGCCCCGCTGGCTAAAAAGGGCAGCGAATATGCCCTCTGGCACCGTGACCCCGACCTGAAAGTAACCGGAAGCGGAGGTTTTCCTCTGTATACCGAATGGTTCCCCGGATGGCATGTGGCTGTCTTGCGCGGCGGTTCCGCAAAGAAGCATACCGCACTCTATCTGAACGGCTACGAGCATGGCGGACACCGTCACTACGACACTCTCGGCCTCATCTATATCGCCCACGGCAAGGAAGTTGCCACCGACCGCGGATATATCTGGGACGACCCGCGGAACGCCTGGACGAAGAGCACCCTGTCGCACAACATCGTGACCGTGGACGGCATGTCGCAGGACGGCGAAGGATGCCATTCTGTGCTTGAGCTGTTCGGCGCCGCTCCCGGAGTGGAAGTCGTTCAGGCTTCGGCCAATGCCTACAAACAGTGCGACCGTTACCGCCGCACGACGGCGCTCGTGCAGATACCCGGCGGGCAGACGTATGCGGTCGATTTTTTCCGCGTCCGCGGCGGTACCCGTCACCAGTATTGTTTCAACTGCAACGGGAACCTGGTCGCTGTAACCGGCGGCAAACCCCAGCCGTGCAGGGATAAGATCGAATGGCTCGGCAATCTCCGCGCCATGCAGCCGAAAGGACCGTTCACCGCGACATGGGAACAGGACGGCGTCCGTATGGACATGACCATGCTCACCGGAGTCGACCGTCTCATCATCGCCGATGCGCCGGGCTGGCGGAGCTACCACGGCGATGAACTCAATGCCCCGCCCATTCAGCAGATACTGGCCGAGCGGACCGCCCGGAAAGATGCGGAAAGCGCATATGCGGTCGTTCTCGCGCCTTACACCGGCGGAGTATCTCCGGTCAGGTCGGCACATCTTGTGGCCGAGGATCCCGTGAGCGGCGCTATGGCGGTTGCTGTTGAGCTCGAGGGAAGAACCGATTACATTATATCATCACCCGACGATGAGCAGCGTTCGTACGGGCCTGTCACGATGGCGGGACGGTTCGGATTCGTATCGCTCGATTCCGGCGGAACGATGATGCAGGGATACCTGCTCGACGGCACCGGGCTGCGCTGCGGAGAGACTGCCATTACAATCCCCGAAGCCCGCACGACTCTCAGGGTTTCGGCTGCCGGGGGAAGGAACTTCACCTGTGCCGATCCCGTTTCGGCGGGCAATGATCTCAAAGGCAGTTATGTTCTTGCGGGCGAGACGGGCTTCGAAATCGAATCCGTGGCGGGGAACACCATAACCGTACGGGATTATCCCGTTCAGGCTTGCGATACGGTGACTGTCCTCCGTTCGCGGTGGTATGAAAAAAACTGAGAGCACCAGATGATACAACATCAATAGACCGGGGAGGCTGGTAATGGTTAACGGATTCCGCAGCATGGTTGCGCAGCTCCGATTTCAGGAGATGATAAAGGGTATGTTTTTGCTCGCTGTGATCTGTTGTCCGGAAATGCTGTATGTCCACGCTGCCGAAGCACAGGGCTGGGACGATTTCACCCGCATGCGGTTCATCGTGCCGAGGGGATACGTGTGCTACCGTGCGACAAAACCGGTGGTGATCGACGGCAAACTCGATGAAGAGGCATGGACATACATTCCCTGGACCGAGTATTTCGGCGATATCGAGGGCGATGCAAAACCGAGGCCGCGGTTCCGCACACAGGCGAAAATGCTCTGGGACGACACCTATTTCTACGTGGGCGCATTCATCGAGGATACCCATGTCTGGGCGACGCTCACCAAACACGATGCGGTTATATTTTACGACAACGACTTTGAGATATTCATCGATCCCGACAGCGACAACCACGAGTACTACGAAATCGAAATCAACGCCCTCAACACAGAATGGGACCTCTTTCTTAAGCGGCCGTACAAGGATTTCAGTCCCGGCATGGGTGCCGATAATGGCTGGGAAATCCCCGGTCTCAAGACCGCGGTTCATGTCTACGGCACACTCAACGACCCGAAGGATGAGGATCAGGGATGGTCGGTCGAGTTTGCGCTGCCGTGGGCAGTGCTCAAGGAATTTGCCCATAAACCGGCGCCGCCTCGTGATGGCGACCAGTGGCGCGTGAACTTTTCACGGGTCGAGTATCTTCCCGAAATCATCCTTACCACGAATGTCCGGAAAACGGAAAAGAGTTTCCTCACGAAAGCGGATGGAACGCGGTGCGAAAACTGGATATGGTCGCCCCAGGGCATCATCAATATGCATTGTCCGGAAAAATGGGGATATGTCCAGTTCTCGACCGGTATTCCCGGAACGGTTGAGTTCCGGCCCGACCCGACTGAACCCGCCCGGATGATCCTCCATGAAATCTATTATGCACAACGCGATTTTTTCAGGAAAAACAACCGGTGGGCAACGACGATCGATGATCTCGGTCTCGCTGTTCCGACACACAAGAGCGTGGTCAAGGCGCCGGTCATCAAACGGTCCGGCGACGGATACACTGCCACACTTACGGTCAAACTGCCGGACGGCAGCCAGAAAACCGTGAGCATAGACCAGTTTTCAAAAGTAACCGTCGAATAACAGATACAACGGAGGCTGTAAACGATGAAATGTCAAAAAGCACAGGAGCGACCGGTACTTATGCCCGGGTTGAAAACCACCAGCGTCTGTTTCATGGTATGCGCCATTATTGTATCTGCCTGTGCAGCATATGCCCAGGTACCCGACCGTGCACGGTGGCAGCATATGAGAACAGTAGACCAGGAGCAGTACATCTGTTATCGAACCGCCGGCGGCATCGAGCTCGATGGCAGGCTCGACGAAACGTCCTGGAAACAGGCGCCGTGGACAAACTATTTTACCGATATCGAGGGGGGGCTTCAGCCGATCCCGCGGTTCAGGACACGGGCGAAGATGCTCTGGGACAACTACTACTTCTATTTCGGAGTCGAGATCGAGGAACCGCACGTCTGGGGAACGCTCCTTTACCGTGACCAGATTATCTGCAACGACAACGACATCGAGGTTTTCATCGACCCGAACGGAGACAACCAGGAATACTACGAGCTCGAAATGAACGTGCTCAACGTCGCGTGGGACCTTTTCCTGAAAAAAGCGTACCGTGACGGCGGCCCGGCGGATTGTTCGTGGAATATCGCTGGTCTCAGGACAGCGGTATTTGTAGACGGCACGATCAACGACCCCCGTGACACCGACCGGGGATGGTCTATCGAGATAGCCATGCCATGGACAACGCTCGAACAATACGCACACCGTCCCTGCCCGCCCCGTAACGGCGACCAGTGGAGAGTCAATTTTTCGCGGGTCGAATGGCCCTTCGAGATCGTAACCGCCGACTTGACACCGCAGGATGTACCGAACAACGCCTACAAGCGTACCAGACGGGAAGGCCCCATCGCCTGTGACAACTGGACATGGTCGGATCAGGGTGTCTGCAACATGCACTGCCCGGAAATGTTCGGGTATGTCCAGTTTTCCACAGCACCCATGGGAACGGATACGTTTCGTCCGGACCCGACTATATCTGCGCGTCGTGTGCTGCTCGATATCTATTATGCACAGCGCGATTTTTACGGTAAAAATAAACGGTGGGCAGCAACCCTCAAGGAGCTCGGCTACACCTTTGCGCGTCAGGAAAGCCTCGATGGTCCGCCGGTAATGGAGACGACCGGCGACGGGTGGCATGCCCGGGTGACAACGACTGTTCCCGGCGGGTCGAAGAGGACGGTACACATATACCAGGACTCGAAGATAGTGGAGGAATAACAGTCGAAGCACTACGACAGCCATAATTTTTCACGGAAAAAGCGTAAACGAATAATGCCGGAGTTACCAGTATGGACAGCAACAGCACACGTCGCTCCTTTATCGTGAATTCAACGGTTGGCCTGACAGGCTTGGGGTATATATCATCAGGCATGACCCCGACCGATGCACATGCCGCCGCCGCACAAAAAACACGTATGAAACCCGACCGTAAGCTGACCGAAAAGATCGAAAATCTCATCAAGCCGTTTCGCGGCGATGTGGGAGTCTATGTTCACCACCTGCCGAGCGGGAGAACGGCGGAGCACCGCGCCGATGAGCTCTTTCCCACAGCCAGCCTCATTAAGGTTTCGATCATGCTCGCCCTTTTCGACCGCATGAACCGCGGAGAACTCTCGTTCCATCAGGTGCTTGAATATGACGGGACGTATACATACAAAGGTATGAACGAGGATATCCTCGCCTGTTTCAAGATTGGCGAAAAAATCAGGCTCAGCAAGCTCATCATGCTCATGATCACCATCAGCGACAATTCCGCCTCCATCTGGTGCCAGGAGCTCGCCGGTTCGGGAATGAATATCAACCGTGTGCTCGAAGAAAACGGCTTCGGATCGCTACGGATCAATGCCCGCACACCGGGAAGAGAGGACGCCTACGAGCAGTACGGCTGGGGACAGACATCACCGCGCGAGCTGTGTGATCTCTTCGTCAGAATCCGCAGGAACGATATCATAAGCCCCTCTGCGTGTGAGGCGATGTACCGAATACTCACCCGCATTTACTGGAACGGCGAGGCGCTCTCGCAGATACCGCCGTATGTGCAGGCCGCATCGAAACAGGGGGCGTTGAACCGGTCGCGATCCGAGGTTGTGCTCGTCAATGCGCCATCCGGTGATTATGTGTTCTGTGTCATCACCAAGAACCAGGAAGACCAGAGCTGGGAAGAGACCAACGAGGGTTTTGTGCTCTTGCGGGATATATCGAGGCTCCTCTGGCGGCATTTCGAGCCTGATTACGGCTGGGAACCTGCACCCCCGGTCGATGTGCTCAACCGGTGAAATACGGATCCATTCGTATAATTCAACAGAATCCGGTTTTATGGTTTCGGAACTCGACGTAACAGCATAAAAAGATGGCTGGGTCAGAACACCCAGCCATCTTGATTTTTCGGTTTGAAGAATAATATATCAGGGTTATTGCCGCCTGTTAAGGAATTGTATAGCCCGTTACCTCGTCAACAGTAATATCGGAGACCACCATATCGATTGTCCGGGTCGATTCTTTCTTGATCATTCCTACACCGGCAGCGAACCATCGCTGGGAAGCAAGCACCGTCGTTTCGGTTATGTAGCTGTTGGTGATGAGCGAGTAGTGCTTTTCGGTTTTCGTGAATGTCAGCAGGATTTTAGCGCAATCGGAGAATGTTCCCGCCGCGACCGTCACCGCTTCTTTTCCGAGGTATGTTCCCTTACAGGTGATAAGCGTGTTCTCGTCATACTGGTATGAAAACACATCCCAGGATGCCTGCGCCGAAACGCCGAATTTATAGAAGGGGAAAGTACCTCCTTCGTCCGCGGCGTTTGCAGCTGCTTTAAACCAGATATATGAATCGTCATCGTAATGGAAATAGACAACATTTTCGGAAGTTTCATACCTGACGAACGGATCGTTCCAGTCGTTTGAAATGTCCATGAGGACGAAATCTTTACCGTCAAAGGGGCTCGAGATCGACATCGTCACATGGTACGTATCATCGTATAAGAGGTCGCCGTCGGCATTCTTGATGACAGACTTCCAGTTCCATGTAGCGTCCTTTGTAGTCGGGAAATAGGTACCGCCGGTAGTTCCGCCGCCACCACCGCTTTCGGTTTTTCCGACTATTGCCGTTGTCGCTGAGAAATCATCTCCATTGACTGTAACGGTTATATATGCGGGTGTGAACGTATAACCCGATTTTGAAGGAGTGAGGGTATAGGTTCCGTTGGGGACTTCGATTATCAGATATTCGCCATCGGAATCGGTATATGTTTCGAGCTTCTCGCCGGAAACGGTAATGCTTACCAGGACGTTCTGGAGCGGTTTGCCGGTGGAATCCGTGATATATCCCGAGACATTGTATGTTCCGCTTCCGCCGCCGCCGGTATTGTCGCCTCCGCTCGGACCGCCGGGAATATTGTAATAAATCACCTCGTCGGTAGAGGTATAATCATAGGAAAGTTTGCCGTCTTCATAATCCGTGTATTTATCAATGGTTTTGACGGGACCTATGCCCTGAGCGAAATAGGTGGTGCTGATCTCGTCATAGCTCCCTTTTCCCCACTCTGATGTGTATTCTGTCTTCATGGTACTTTCGAATACAGCGCAGTTCTTAAACGTTCCGGAAGGAACGGTTACGTCTTTGAGGCCGATATACTTTCCGGTCCAGTTTATGGTTGCAGAATATCCCTCTTCGGACATGGTATCGGAAAAAATTGTCCATGTCTGGCCGACAGATTTGTTGAAATTATATAACGGGATTTCGGTACTCCCGAGATTGAACTGTTGGGCATGAGCTTTTTCGAGGTATTCACCCTCCGCGTATGAATACATGATGTTATTTGACAGGCGGAACAGATTGTCTGAACTATCTTCATTCATGACCCAGTATGTTTTCCCGTCCCGTGTCGTTGTGCCGGTCAATACATCGGTATAGGTGTAGGAATAACCTGATTCATCGGTGCTTTGCCATTTCCATGTGGCGTTTTTCACCAGCGGAATGTAGTTTTCCGCTTTGAGCGACCCACCTGTTCCGCCGCCGTTATCGACCTCGTCATCGTTTTTGCTGCTGTCACTGGTCAGACACCCGACGGCAAAGACCATGGAAACGATCAAGAGCAGTGCAAGGATCTTTTTCACATGTAGCTCCTTTCGTGAAAATGAAACAGTACAAATGGTGATAATAACGAATATAAATTATAATTAAAATATACAAATGAACATATATTCTAAATGCTTTAAACCGCAAAACCGTTCAATCAGAGGCACGAATGAAACTGAATATAGAAGGATTAAAATGTTTGGGGAGTAAAAAACAATTCAATGAACAACTTATATATGTATCAGGAAAAAATATTAGTAATCATTATTTAAAGTATAACATTGAAACTTGAAATATCAAAGAGAAAAAATATCCCGGTTATATATTTTTATCAGTTAACAATCGGCTCCAACTTTGCAGCGTCAGAACGGCAGCACGGCGAGTCACCGTATTCTCGTTAAGACAAAGGAAATCTTAATCGGAAAATACATTACCGTATACCGGATAATATGAACCGTCGGGCAACCACCTTGTACAGTATCTGCGCCGCTGTGCCACGGCTTATATTGTCATGCTGACCTCCGGGAGCAGCTGCTTGTATATCAGGAACAACCGATGCGAGCATCGATGAAAATTCTTCTGTCGATATCGGCATGTCAGGCTCGAATATACTTCCCCCGATCCATCCGAGCGCGCCTTTTTGTTCCAGAAACGAGAGCGCCTCGATCAGGCTGCGGTTATCGAACGACACATCGGTGAACCGGATGGTGCATATGCCGTCTTTGCGCGGCTCCGGAGCCATGCGGGCGAGAGCGAGCGCCGCTTCCGCGCGGCTGAGCGGTGCATCCGGCTCGAACCGGGGACCGTGAGGTTCCATAATTTCGAGGAGGCATGCCCACTGAACAGATTCGAAATTTCCGGTATCCCAGCCGCAGTCCTCGTTCCAGAACAGAGGCACATGACGGCGGATCAGCTCATGCTGGAGTTGTCTGAGCCGCTGTTCCGCTTCTCCCGGAGTTGCGCCCGGCGCCTCGACCCAGAAGTCGCGGGGCTGGCAGTTCCATTTCAGACAGAGGGCGGCAGCGGCTCCGGCAGCCTGGCCGATCTGGAATTCAACGGGATGGAGACGGTACGTGGATGCCGCGATCCGCGAAAGGCCAATGTTTTTTGCCGCCGCAAGGAGACCGTCGGTTTTCTCCGGTACGAGCGAGCCGAACGGTATCTGGAACCGGCCGGTCGAGTTCTCTCCGCCCCAGCTTCCGTCCTCGAACTGGACATGCTTGAACTGAACGTCGATTTTCTTGTCGGTGTGAAGATCGCAGCGGTGGATGTCGAGGAAATAGTGCCCGATACCGACCGTGTCGTGGAACAGTTTCGCGCGTCCGGTCCGTGGTCCCATAAGTTCCTGCTGACGGACGGTATAGAGCGCTTTCACACGCCGTGATTCACGGATGTAGGGGTACATGCTCAGCCCGTCCTCCGTGCCCATGACATCGGGGCGGTATTTCAGGTTTGCCCACCCGCGGTTTTTACCGGTGACCGGGTCGACCGACCAGTTTTCCTCCTTCGATGGATCGAGTTTCGGGTCGCCCGGGTCCCTTGGCGCTTCATACCAGAGC is part of the bacterium genome and harbors:
- a CDS encoding SH3 domain-containing protein, whose product is MKNQVRVFLFIAVVFGCFSTVIISDKIDPETQFVIPETGDALYNRAPDPLPWILPEMLDPAYWTARMKNPDEVILTPDKIEIMNAVYKRFITSPDPFRDVPPERRPVLIQWWPGFSISVPNIGSLSPQAVADTVRNRLQAETAYLRQQEYGNALAIRYSAEEIDAFEREISLDTAKDTVTVHHGIAVRTARLRNIPSFFPQQTGLTQSRKERWDLWNIGVIKIGMPVQILHVSKSGEYLFVLCEAGYGWTRSDDIAFCTVKEIDEFVNAPDFIVATNDRVQFYTDESCTYASGWFGLGTRLPLVSGANPRLVKVPVRKMNGKFATETAWIADTGDVHVGLVPYTRRNIVTIAFRLLGTPYDWSGAWFGRQHETIYRDIFACFGFVLPCHNALFTFYNNNNATVLLPDMGAEKYYEKMNENEPFVTLQSCGDHCQLYLGEYRGKPIVFDQHGYGYPDEKGVWWEVRRCTVGDMRLPRNFLREKVTFLELM
- a CDS encoding ThuA domain-containing protein, with translation MKSRKSLSRRSSLFRLGGIGALTALGTAVFPKRSHAALKKATAFALVGDRYHNSDYIRTSLGRTLVREAGLSIDFTDEVTLLNAETLDGYKMLIVFRDGMLWPDGYMGSYPGYESGSGADIKSVPPLPEMKSEPVMWMQPDQGRAVKEFVENGGSAFFFHNNSHVSLSNKDYRDVEGAIYTGHPAVRPFHVRITNRSHPITRGVNDFLVTDEQHYVTYDKDPKYVLMRSVNADGLVYGDQGISCEAGWAYEYGKGRVCFMAPGHMISVMWNPEYMKLQKNAVRWLLRET
- a CDS encoding heparinase II/III-family protein; protein product: MVRWSMFFMLLMVALCPGCSKKTGTGPFTLYKEQDVARARENVKRYPWAQEIVEGWKRNVDYAMKQEPEFFEHMISELTMWPTYGQNCPACVGRLSSMGETGLYRWSVEDPDKLTCKYCGTVYPNPEYPETGSMTAPKTGQTFTFFLTDEERAHPGDTSGKYAFRWASWPVHTSFSGVIRYCKASWCIGRVLTLARLYAVTGDVKYAERAALIMDIMARRYPNWLYHSYNGTYADCPPAEAAKSLGEYPRGGRFPIETIITAFPGLHTQGDHAVLNNGFWGAGRFGCSGTDGDFILDMTVAYDLIRNARTADGKPVISVEMKKHIVNDLIIAGCVDSENWDEINNKCGPSRALSAAVGILFNRPESARRALEGLEALMEHSFHFDGFCRESPSYSAMHLGLMRDIPEILAGYSDPSGYVPEKGEPLRDFNPFTSLDRYRLAQESMVRMLDPNRRYPVVGDTHYGEGINPMYAELLADRYDPSYAGLLEEAQGAPLAKKGSEYALWHRDPDLKVTGSGGFPLYTEWFPGWHVAVLRGGSAKKHTALYLNGYEHGGHRHYDTLGLIYIAHGKEVATDRGYIWDDPRNAWTKSTLSHNIVTVDGMSQDGEGCHSVLELFGAAPGVEVVQASANAYKQCDRYRRTTALVQIPGGQTYAVDFFRVRGGTRHQYCFNCNGNLVAVTGGKPQPCRDKIEWLGNLRAMQPKGPFTATWEQDGVRMDMTMLTGVDRLIIADAPGWRSYHGDELNAPPIQQILAERTARKDAESAYAVVLAPYTGGVSPVRSAHLVAEDPVSGAMAVAVELEGRTDYIISSPDDEQRSYGPVTMAGRFGFVSLDSGGTMMQGYLLDGTGLRCGETAITIPEARTTLRVSAAGGRNFTCADPVSAGNDLKGSYVLAGETGFEIESVAGNTITVRDYPVQACDTVTVLRSRWYEKN
- a CDS encoding carbohydrate-binding family 9-like protein, with amino-acid sequence MVNGFRSMVAQLRFQEMIKGMFLLAVICCPEMLYVHAAEAQGWDDFTRMRFIVPRGYVCYRATKPVVIDGKLDEEAWTYIPWTEYFGDIEGDAKPRPRFRTQAKMLWDDTYFYVGAFIEDTHVWATLTKHDAVIFYDNDFEIFIDPDSDNHEYYEIEINALNTEWDLFLKRPYKDFSPGMGADNGWEIPGLKTAVHVYGTLNDPKDEDQGWSVEFALPWAVLKEFAHKPAPPRDGDQWRVNFSRVEYLPEIILTTNVRKTEKSFLTKADGTRCENWIWSPQGIINMHCPEKWGYVQFSTGIPGTVEFRPDPTEPARMILHEIYYAQRDFFRKNNRWATTIDDLGLAVPTHKSVVKAPVIKRSGDGYTATLTVKLPDGSQKTVSIDQFSKVTVE
- a CDS encoding carbohydrate-binding family 9-like protein, producing MKCQKAQERPVLMPGLKTTSVCFMVCAIIVSACAAYAQVPDRARWQHMRTVDQEQYICYRTAGGIELDGRLDETSWKQAPWTNYFTDIEGGLQPIPRFRTRAKMLWDNYYFYFGVEIEEPHVWGTLLYRDQIICNDNDIEVFIDPNGDNQEYYELEMNVLNVAWDLFLKKAYRDGGPADCSWNIAGLRTAVFVDGTINDPRDTDRGWSIEIAMPWTTLEQYAHRPCPPRNGDQWRVNFSRVEWPFEIVTADLTPQDVPNNAYKRTRREGPIACDNWTWSDQGVCNMHCPEMFGYVQFSTAPMGTDTFRPDPTISARRVLLDIYYAQRDFYGKNKRWAATLKELGYTFARQESLDGPPVMETTGDGWHARVTTTVPGGSKRTVHIYQDSKIVEE
- a CDS encoding class A beta-lactamase-related serine hydrolase, producing the protein MDSNSTRRSFIVNSTVGLTGLGYISSGMTPTDAHAAAAQKTRMKPDRKLTEKIENLIKPFRGDVGVYVHHLPSGRTAEHRADELFPTASLIKVSIMLALFDRMNRGELSFHQVLEYDGTYTYKGMNEDILACFKIGEKIRLSKLIMLMITISDNSASIWCQELAGSGMNINRVLEENGFGSLRINARTPGREDAYEQYGWGQTSPRELCDLFVRIRRNDIISPSACEAMYRILTRIYWNGEALSQIPPYVQAASKQGALNRSRSEVVLVNAPSGDYVFCVITKNQEDQSWEETNEGFVLLRDISRLLWRHFEPDYGWEPAPPVDVLNR